From Streptomyces durmitorensis, a single genomic window includes:
- a CDS encoding MMPL family transporter — translation MARWCYRHRLVVLVLWVGALFGLGAAGTLAGTNYSNVFSLPDTDSTRAYDLMTKAFPERSGDTDTVVWRVDEGASARDEDVRARIEPALKEIAGMKGVGEVASPYASKEAGAAQTSENGRIAYAQVTFTEQANEVPKNLVQDVVDTAQKAERSGLQVELGGQAITRIQEPPTGTSELVGIAAAAVVLFLAFGSLFAMALPIVIAVFGVGMGMLSTMLLSHVTDIPEVAPLLGSLIGLGVGIDYALFIVTRHRRGILRGMEPEESAVQALNTSGRAVLFAGGTVCIALAGMLVMNMRFLDGVVIAASLTVVLSVLAAVTLLPSLLGLLGPRVLSRRQRRRLAAEGPEPAEASGLAARWSSYVQKRPRSIAALAFVVMAFLALPLLSLRLGATDQGNHQESTTTRQAYDMLAEGFGPGFNGPLQVVAEEADTGNLVATIRETEGVARVAAAPPADGISVINVVPTTSPQSVETDQLIDRLRGDVIPQAGVEAHVGGVTAVFKDFAAVTGDRLPYFVGAIIALGFLLLLVAFRSLVVPLTAALMNLIAAASSFGVLVAVFQWGWGTELLGIGKEGPITAFLPVIMLSLLFGLSMDYQVFLVSRMHEEWVHTKDNARAVRVGLAETSRVINCAALIMICVFSAFVLSGDMEGAMAGIGLAAAVALDAFILRTALVPAAMHLLGRSNWWLPAGLEKRLPHLAVEPREEPEPGEEPATVPHARVPESDGEGGASVVHGFIRTAEGEPVEGAILTLLSKAGRQLDRVTSLADGSYIVAAPSAGAYLLAVTSPGYAARARHIQVAGEPLVYDVELAVGEMDTVN, via the coding sequence TTGGCGCGATGGTGCTATCGGCACCGTCTGGTGGTCCTTGTGCTGTGGGTGGGAGCCCTGTTCGGCCTGGGGGCGGCCGGGACATTGGCGGGCACCAACTACTCGAATGTGTTCTCCCTGCCGGACACGGACTCCACGCGCGCGTACGACTTGATGACCAAGGCCTTCCCGGAGCGCTCCGGGGACACCGACACGGTCGTCTGGCGCGTCGACGAGGGCGCTTCGGCCCGTGACGAGGACGTACGTGCGCGGATCGAGCCCGCGCTCAAGGAGATCGCCGGCATGAAGGGCGTCGGCGAGGTCGCGAGCCCGTACGCGTCCAAGGAGGCGGGCGCCGCCCAGACGAGCGAGAACGGCCGCATCGCCTACGCCCAGGTGACCTTCACCGAGCAGGCGAACGAGGTTCCCAAGAACCTGGTCCAGGACGTCGTGGACACCGCCCAGAAGGCCGAGAGGTCCGGCCTGCAGGTCGAACTGGGCGGCCAGGCGATCACCCGCATCCAGGAGCCGCCCACGGGCACCTCCGAACTGGTCGGCATCGCGGCCGCGGCCGTCGTCCTCTTCCTGGCCTTCGGCTCGCTCTTCGCGATGGCCCTGCCGATCGTCATCGCCGTCTTCGGAGTGGGCATGGGGATGCTCTCGACGATGCTGCTCAGCCACGTCACGGACATCCCCGAAGTGGCCCCGCTGCTCGGCTCGCTGATCGGCCTGGGCGTCGGCATCGACTACGCGCTCTTCATCGTCACCCGGCACCGGCGCGGCATTCTGCGCGGCATGGAGCCCGAGGAGTCCGCGGTGCAGGCCCTGAACACCTCGGGCCGCGCGGTGCTCTTCGCGGGCGGCACGGTGTGCATCGCGCTCGCCGGGATGCTGGTGATGAACATGCGCTTCCTGGACGGCGTGGTCATCGCCGCCTCCCTGACGGTGGTCCTGAGCGTCCTCGCGGCCGTCACCCTGCTGCCCTCGCTCCTCGGGCTGCTCGGCCCCCGGGTGCTCAGCCGCAGGCAGCGGCGCCGCCTGGCGGCCGAAGGACCGGAGCCGGCCGAGGCGAGCGGCCTGGCGGCGCGCTGGTCCTCGTACGTCCAGAAGCGTCCGCGCTCGATCGCGGCACTCGCCTTCGTGGTGATGGCCTTCCTGGCCCTGCCGCTGCTCTCCTTGCGGCTCGGTGCGACCGACCAGGGCAACCACCAGGAGTCGACGACGACCCGGCAGGCGTACGACATGCTGGCCGAGGGATTCGGTCCGGGATTCAACGGCCCGCTCCAAGTAGTGGCCGAAGAGGCCGACACCGGGAACCTGGTGGCGACCATCCGCGAGACGGAGGGCGTGGCGAGGGTGGCGGCGGCTCCGCCCGCGGACGGCATCTCGGTCATCAACGTGGTCCCGACCACCTCTCCCCAGTCGGTGGAGACGGATCAGCTCATCGACCGTCTACGGGGGGACGTGATTCCGCAGGCCGGAGTCGAGGCCCACGTGGGCGGCGTGACGGCCGTCTTCAAGGACTTCGCCGCGGTGACGGGCGACCGACTGCCCTACTTCGTAGGAGCGATCATCGCGCTCGGCTTCCTCCTGCTGCTTGTCGCGTTCCGCTCGCTGGTGGTGCCGCTGACGGCGGCCCTGATGAACCTGATCGCGGCGGCGTCGTCCTTCGGCGTACTGGTGGCGGTCTTCCAGTGGGGCTGGGGCACGGAGCTCCTCGGCATCGGCAAGGAGGGACCGATCACCGCCTTCCTGCCGGTCATCATGCTGTCGCTGCTCTTCGGGCTCTCGATGGACTACCAGGTGTTCCTGGTGAGCCGCATGCACGAGGAATGGGTGCACACGAAGGACAACGCCCGCGCGGTGAGGGTGGGCCTCGCCGAGACGAGCAGGGTCATCAACTGTGCGGCCCTGATCATGATCTGCGTCTTCTCCGCGTTCGTCCTGAGCGGCGACATGGAGGGCGCGATGGCGGGCATCGGCCTCGCGGCGGCGGTCGCCCTGGACGCGTTCATCCTGCGCACGGCGCTGGTCCCGGCCGCCATGCACCTGCTCGGCCGCTCCAACTGGTGGCTCCCCGCGGGCCTGGAGAAGCGTCTGCCGCACTTGGCGGTGGAGCCGCGGGAGGAGCCGGAGCCGGGGGAGGAGCCGGCGACCGTGCCGCACGCGCGCGTGCCGGAGTCTGACGGTGAAGGCGGCGCCTCCGTGGTGCACGGTTTCATCCGCACCGCGGAGGGCGAACCGGTGGAGGGCGCGATCCTGACCCTCCTGTCCAAGGCGGGCCGCCAACTGGACCGCGTCACCTCCCTCGCCGACGGTTCCTACATCGTCGCGGCCCCGTCGGCGGGCGCCTACCTGCTGGCCGTCACGTCCCCCGGCTACGCGGCCCGCGCGCGGCACATCCAGGTCGCGGGCGAACCGCTGGTGTACGACGTGGAGCTGGCGGTGGGCGAGATGGACACGGTGAACTAG
- a CDS encoding response regulator transcription factor: MSHAEGQQGTDVGVPTGPGVGATVLVVEDEPSIADVLAIALRYHRFDVMVAGTVRDALALAERTRPDVALLDVMLPDGDGRALARELRARRPEMALLFLTARDAPAEVVGALGFGDDYITKPFNIDEVVARIGAVLRRTRDGDVLPQRPPLRYGDLELDETTYVVRRAGRTAQLTPTEYALLRFLVRNGGRVVPKEQLLRHVWQYEHTPESTVVETYISYLRRKLDALGPPLITTRRGVGYGLA, translated from the coding sequence ATGAGCCACGCCGAAGGCCAGCAGGGAACAGATGTCGGAGTGCCGACCGGTCCTGGCGTCGGGGCCACCGTCCTCGTCGTCGAGGACGAGCCGAGCATCGCCGACGTGCTCGCCATAGCCCTGCGCTACCACCGCTTCGACGTGATGGTGGCGGGCACCGTGCGCGACGCCCTGGCGCTCGCCGAGCGGACCCGGCCCGACGTGGCGCTCCTGGACGTGATGCTGCCGGACGGCGACGGCCGCGCCCTGGCCAGGGAACTGCGCGCCAGGCGCCCCGAGATGGCCCTGCTCTTCCTGACGGCACGGGACGCGCCCGCGGAGGTCGTGGGCGCGCTCGGCTTCGGCGACGACTACATCACCAAGCCGTTCAACATCGACGAGGTCGTCGCCCGCATCGGCGCGGTCCTGCGCCGCACCAGGGACGGTGACGTGCTCCCCCAGCGCCCGCCGCTGCGCTACGGAGACCTGGAGCTCGACGAGACGACGTACGTGGTGCGCAGGGCGGGCCGCACGGCGCAGCTCACGCCCACCGAGTACGCCCTGCTCCGCTTCCTGGTCCGCAACGGCGGCCGTGTGGTGCCCAAGGAGCAACTCCTGCGCCACGTCTGGCAGTACGAGCACACGCCCGAGTCGACCGTCGTGGAGACCTACATCAGCTATCTGCGGCGCAAACTGGACGCCCTGGGCCCGCCGCTGATCACGACCCGGCGGGGCGTCGGATACGGCCTCGCATGA
- a CDS encoding sensor histidine kinase → MSSLRAKLTWVNVALLALGVVVATGVSVMGMRHYLLDSVDAELTQSRTSLLSTGLTMKDIERLSELGVVLDKLSPDGKERATSLPRGDTVFVAVDERGEPVAIGALTPTPRQRALAAAVGDPDAVADESEPQDITLDGDAHRMVGARLTDGTTVLMAAATQNVESGIKKALKLDAAFGVVLLGLLAVLTMISAHHRLRPLEDMVETASAIAEGDLTRRVPSSRAPATETEQLRLALNSMLHQVESAFETRERSSAQLRRFVADASHELRTPLSAIRGYLQLYDKGMLRDPAERTRAWSRVIAETDRMGHLVDELLTLARLDQQPELRFRNVDLSRLVRDAADDLRVQEPERPLTVRADGAVLIRADESGLRQVLGNLLGNVRVHTPTDAPVTLGVERQDGVVRLRVADQGPGLAEEDAARVFDRFFRAGGGAGSGLGMAIVQGVVVAHGGEVEVETTPGAGLTVTVTLPAG, encoded by the coding sequence ATGAGCTCGCTGCGCGCCAAGCTCACCTGGGTGAACGTGGCCCTGCTGGCCCTCGGCGTCGTCGTGGCGACCGGCGTGAGCGTCATGGGCATGCGCCACTACCTGCTCGACAGCGTGGACGCCGAGCTGACGCAGTCGCGCACCTCACTGCTGAGCACCGGGCTCACCATGAAGGACATCGAGAGGCTCAGCGAGCTGGGCGTCGTGCTCGACAAGCTCTCGCCCGACGGCAAGGAGCGCGCGACCTCCCTGCCGCGCGGGGACACGGTGTTCGTGGCGGTGGACGAGCGCGGCGAGCCCGTCGCCATCGGCGCGCTCACGCCGACCCCGCGCCAGCGCGCCCTGGCCGCCGCCGTCGGCGACCCCGATGCGGTCGCCGACGAGTCCGAGCCGCAGGACATCACCCTGGACGGTGACGCCCACCGCATGGTGGGCGCGCGGCTCACCGACGGCACGACGGTCCTGATGGCCGCGGCGACGCAGAACGTGGAATCGGGCATCAAGAAGGCGCTCAAGCTCGACGCCGCCTTCGGAGTGGTCCTGTTGGGGCTGCTCGCCGTCCTGACGATGATCTCCGCGCACCACCGCCTTCGCCCCCTGGAGGACATGGTCGAGACGGCGTCCGCCATCGCCGAGGGCGATCTGACCCGGCGCGTGCCCTCGAGCCGTGCCCCGGCGACGGAGACCGAGCAGCTGCGCCTCGCCCTCAACTCCATGCTCCACCAGGTCGAATCCGCCTTCGAGACGCGCGAGCGCAGCTCGGCACAGCTGCGCCGCTTCGTCGCCGATGCCTCGCACGAGCTGCGTACGCCCTTGTCGGCGATCCGCGGCTACCTCCAGCTGTACGACAAGGGGATGCTCCGCGATCCGGCGGAGCGCACGCGCGCGTGGAGCCGCGTCATCGCCGAGACCGACCGGATGGGGCACCTCGTCGACGAGCTGCTCACCCTGGCCCGCCTGGACCAGCAGCCGGAACTGCGCTTCCGGAACGTCGACTTGAGCCGCCTGGTACGGGACGCCGCCGACGACCTGCGGGTGCAGGAGCCGGAGCGCCCGCTGACGGTCCGCGCCGACGGGGCGGTGCTGATCCGCGCGGACGAGTCGGGGCTGCGCCAGGTGCTCGGCAACCTGCTGGGCAACGTACGCGTCCACACGCCCACCGACGCGCCGGTCACGCTGGGCGTGGAGCGGCAGGACGGGGTGGTGCGGCTGCGCGTGGCCGATCAGGGGCCCGGCCTCGCGGAGGAGGACGCGGCACGCGTATTCGACCGATTCTTCCGGGCGGGCGGGGGCGCGGGCAGCGGGCTCGGCATGGCGATAGTGCAGGGGGTCGTCGTGGCACACGGCGGCGAGGTGGAGGTGGAGACGACACCGGGGGCGGGCCTCACGGTGACGGTGACACTGCCGGCGGGGTGA
- a CDS encoding ATP-binding protein, translating into MLRRHAFRLPPHPASVSLARLRVHDHLAAWGHKEESAALQDAVLLVSELATNAVCHGHFLEREFEFEVAVTVLADGDCFIEVSDESPTSPELRELGPWEENGRGLRLLDALSEAWGVWQRGRYGKTVWALVRA; encoded by the coding sequence TTGTTGCGACGTCATGCTTTCCGGCTGCCACCGCACCCGGCATCCGTCTCGCTCGCCAGACTCCGTGTGCATGACCATTTGGCCGCCTGGGGGCACAAGGAAGAGAGCGCGGCGCTGCAGGACGCCGTACTCCTCGTGTCGGAGCTGGCGACGAACGCCGTCTGTCACGGCCACTTCCTGGAGCGGGAGTTCGAGTTCGAGGTCGCGGTCACGGTGCTCGCCGACGGCGACTGCTTCATAGAGGTGTCCGACGAGAGCCCGACCAGCCCCGAGCTGCGGGAACTGGGCCCCTGGGAGGAGAACGGCCGTGGCCTGCGGCTGCTGGACGCGCTCTCCGAGGCGTGGGGCGTGTGGCAGCGGGGGCGGTACGGGAAGACGGTGTGGGCGCTGGTTCGGGCCTAG